The following coding sequences are from one Humulus lupulus chromosome X, drHumLupu1.1, whole genome shotgun sequence window:
- the LOC133803431 gene encoding uncharacterized protein LOC133803431, whose product MTLFHFFNCAILTFGPHAVYYSATPLSEYDTLGTSIKSAIVYLVTALVKLVFLATFLKVSETDNFDPYQEALKALIGFIDVAGLYFALTQLTHRNISQNHKFQAVGLGWAFADSVLHRLAPLWVGARGLEFTWDFILQGLEANANLVFSISLAALGSLMWLRKNKPKTLIPIIYVCAGIVATMPSITSYLKRGLGWHFPKVVGFQLSISLVMALISCQLFSACQRPSN is encoded by the exons atgacgTTGTTTCACTTCTTCAATTGTGCGATTCTTACGTTCGGACCTCACGCGGTCTACTACTCCGCCACGCCTCT ATCCGAGTATGATACACTTGGTACCTCTATTAAATCTGCTATCGTTTATCTCGTTACAGCTTTAGTCAAG CTTGTTTTTCTTGCAACTTTTCTTAAGGTGTCGGAGACTGACAACTTCGATCCTTACCAG GAAGCATTGAAAGCTTTAATTGGTTTTATAGATGTTGCTGGTCTTTACTTCGCATTGACTCAGTTGACTCACAGAAATATCTCTCAAAACCATAAATTTCAAGCAGTTGGACTTG GATGGGCTTTTGCTGATTCTGTTTTGCATAGATTGGCACCTCTTTGGGTAGGTGCCAGAGGATTGGAATTTACTTGGGATTTCATCCTACAAGGCCTTGAAGCGAATGCAAATCTG GTGTTCAGCATATCTCTTGCTGCATTGGGATCCTTGATGTGGCTTCGGAAAAACAAACCCAAGACATTGATTCCCATAATATACGTATGTGCAGGGATTGTAGCAACCATGCCATCTATCACAAG CTATCTTAAGCGAGGCTTGGGCTGGCACTTCCCAAAAGTGGTTGGCTTCCAATTATCCATCTCTCTGGTGATGGCTTTGATCAGTTGTCAGCTCTTTTCTGCTTGTCAGAGACCCTCAAACTGA